A single genomic interval of Candidatus Bathyarchaeota archaeon harbors:
- a CDS encoding PAS domain S-box protein yields MDDDSSFLDLSKLMLLDINDHLLIEPASSVDQAISLLAKQNFDVIVSDYEMPIKNGLDFLKILRQDQKNSIPFILFTGKGREEVAIQALNLGADGYINKQGNPETVFGELAHGIRLSHARRTAQIRTKEEELLRNILLDNFPCTALILEKNTRKIVFSNKIAQDQGALPGRTCYNTCAQRDTPCPFCLAPKVWETNTPQMLEVEYDGKFYRGVWVPYSETLYAHYIFDITELKKTQDLLKDSLNTYQSLINGMTETAWVLDFQGNVLEVNDAAVEVLGYSKDELLKIGIGGIDKRLTKKQVADLIHSLPAKKRRVFETVHTSKSGVEIPVEISSSLITYNGKEAILSIARNVSERKKTEELMRSKEQQWATTVKSIGDAVITTDAKGRIEFMNKVAEELTGWSNKAALGKPLAEVFRILNEESRLPVEDPVAKVIKTGHIVGLANHTLLVRKDGSEIPIDDSGAPIFDDKRRIMGVVLIFRDITERRALEKELALSQKKYKSLFSEMSEGVCLHEVMYDDKGDAVDYKILDVNTAYEKITGLKRNQAVGQRASILYGTNPAPYLDIYAKVAKSGESYAFETYFPPMQKYFLISVFSPQKDQFATVFIDITESKKEHEELQKTATERELLLEGARSLLRNQSFEAAARKLFDTCKKLTGATAGYVALLSDDGSENKVLFLDAGGLKCTVDESLPMPIRGLRETAYRTGKAVYENNFSASDWTKYLPDGHVHLSNVMFAPLIIKGVAVGLIGLANKPTDFTDRDAKMAASFGDYAAIALNNSWSLKTLQEREQEVSKTLAQLNAANTKLRALNEKLQVVGSLTRHDVKNKLAVAQGNAYLLKKHLKDNTELIKYVEAIESAIQQSDKLFEFSRLYEKIGVEEQTPINAADSFNKAVALFPNLPLRVINHCAGLTVTADTMLSQLFYNLIDNTLKHGKNATQIKLYNISNGSQIKLIYEDNGVGIAPENKAKIFSGSFTTGGSGLGLKLVKKMIEAYGWSIQETGIPGQGTRFEITLPKQVPTTFSH; encoded by the coding sequence GTGGATGATGATTCGTCGTTTTTAGACCTTTCCAAACTGATGCTGCTTGACATAAACGATCATTTACTCATAGAACCCGCCTCAAGCGTGGACCAAGCCATCTCATTGCTTGCAAAACAAAATTTTGATGTTATAGTTTCTGACTATGAGATGCCCATCAAAAACGGGTTAGATTTCCTTAAAATTTTGCGGCAAGATCAAAAAAACAGTATCCCCTTCATACTTTTCACAGGTAAAGGCAGAGAGGAAGTGGCTATTCAAGCGCTCAACTTGGGCGCAGATGGCTACATCAACAAGCAAGGCAACCCTGAAACCGTCTTTGGCGAACTTGCCCACGGAATACGTTTGTCACATGCACGGAGAACCGCTCAAATTAGGACAAAAGAGGAAGAATTACTCCGCAACATCCTCTTAGACAATTTTCCTTGCACTGCTTTAATTTTAGAAAAGAACACACGAAAAATAGTTTTCTCAAACAAAATCGCCCAAGACCAAGGCGCCCTTCCCGGCCGCACCTGCTATAACACTTGTGCCCAACGAGATACGCCTTGTCCGTTTTGCTTGGCGCCAAAGGTTTGGGAAACTAATACGCCTCAGATGCTTGAAGTGGAATATGACGGCAAATTTTACCGTGGCGTTTGGGTGCCCTACAGTGAAACCCTCTATGCGCATTATATTTTTGATATAACTGAGCTTAAAAAAACGCAGGACCTGCTTAAAGATAGTTTAAACACGTATCAGAGCCTCATTAACGGTATGACTGAGACAGCTTGGGTTCTTGATTTTCAGGGGAACGTTTTGGAAGTTAATGATGCTGCTGTTGAAGTTTTGGGGTACTCAAAAGACGAGTTGCTCAAGATAGGCATTGGCGGTATAGATAAAAGATTAACCAAAAAACAGGTGGCTGACTTAATTCATAGTTTGCCTGCTAAGAAGCGGCGTGTTTTCGAAACCGTACACACCTCCAAATCTGGAGTTGAAATTCCTGTTGAAATAAGCTCCAGCCTCATTACGTATAACGGTAAAGAGGCAATCTTGAGTATAGCCCGCAATGTCTCCGAACGCAAGAAAACCGAAGAGTTAATGCGCTCCAAAGAGCAACAGTGGGCAACCACAGTAAAAAGCATAGGCGACGCTGTCATCACCACCGACGCCAAAGGCAGAATCGAGTTCATGAATAAGGTGGCTGAAGAACTCACTGGCTGGTCAAACAAGGCTGCTTTAGGTAAACCTTTGGCTGAAGTGTTTAGGATACTCAACGAAGAGAGCCGTCTGCCAGTCGAAGACCCTGTTGCTAAAGTAATTAAAACAGGGCACATCGTCGGTTTAGCTAACCACACTCTTCTGGTAAGGAAAGATGGCAGTGAAATCCCCATAGATGACAGCGGAGCACCCATCTTCGACGACAAACGCCGCATAATGGGTGTGGTGCTGATTTTCCGTGACATAACTGAGCGGAGAGCTTTAGAAAAAGAGTTAGCGCTCAGTCAAAAGAAGTACAAATCTCTGTTTTCGGAGATGTCCGAGGGTGTTTGCCTCCATGAAGTAATGTACGATGACAAAGGAGACGCGGTTGATTACAAAATTTTAGACGTAAACACTGCGTATGAAAAAATCACAGGCTTAAAGCGTAATCAAGCCGTTGGACAGAGAGCTTCCATCCTCTACGGCACAAACCCCGCCCCATACCTAGACATTTACGCTAAAGTCGCTAAATCAGGCGAAAGCTACGCGTTTGAAACCTATTTCCCGCCGATGCAGAAATATTTCTTAATTTCGGTTTTCTCCCCCCAAAAAGACCAATTTGCCACAGTATTCATCGACATAACGGAAAGCAAAAAAGAACACGAAGAACTCCAAAAAACAGCCACTGAACGGGAACTACTTCTAGAAGGCGCGCGTTCTTTGTTGAGGAATCAAAGCTTTGAAGCGGCCGCACGAAAACTTTTTGACACCTGCAAAAAACTCACAGGCGCCACCGCGGGTTATGTGGCTCTTTTGTCGGATGATGGCTCTGAAAACAAAGTTCTCTTCCTCGACGCAGGAGGTTTAAAGTGCACTGTAGACGAAAGCCTCCCCATGCCAATCCGTGGTCTAAGGGAAACAGCTTACCGCACAGGCAAAGCAGTTTATGAAAATAACTTTTCGGCAAGTGACTGGACAAAATATCTCCCCGATGGGCATGTGCATCTGTCTAATGTTATGTTTGCGCCTCTGATAATCAAAGGCGTAGCAGTGGGCTTAATTGGTTTGGCAAATAAGCCGACGGATTTCACTGATCGCGACGCCAAGATGGCGGCTTCCTTTGGAGATTACGCTGCCATTGCCCTTAACAATAGTTGGAGCCTAAAAACTCTCCAAGAACGAGAGCAAGAAGTCTCAAAAACCTTGGCTCAACTGAACGCAGCTAACACCAAGTTGAGGGCTTTAAACGAAAAACTACAGGTCGTCGGCAGTTTAACGCGGCATGATGTAAAGAACAAGCTTGCAGTTGCGCAAGGTAACGCTTACCTGTTAAAGAAGCATCTGAAAGATAACACGGAATTAATCAAGTATGTGGAAGCAATAGAGTCAGCTATTCAGCAATCCGATAAACTCTTTGAGTTCAGTCGCTTATACGAAAAAATAGGGGTTGAAGAACAAACCCCCATTAACGCAGCTGACAGCTTCAACAAAGCGGTGGCGTTGTTCCCCAACCTTCCTTTAAGAGTAATTAACCACTGCGCAGGATTAACGGTAACTGCAGATACGATGCTAAGTCAACTCTTCTATAACCTCATCGACAACACACTCAAACACGGCAAAAACGCTACCCAAATAAAACTCTACAACATCTCCAATGGTTCACAAATAAAACTCATCTACGAAGACAACGGAGTAGGGATAGCTCCAGAAAACAAAGCGAAAATTTTCTCAGGCAGCTTCACCACGGGCGGTTCAGGGTTAGGCTTGAAGTTGGTTAAGAAGATGATTGAAGCTTACGGCTGGTCTATCCAAGAAACAGGCATACCAGGGCAGGGCACAAGATTCGAAATAACACTCCCCAAACAAGTCCCTACCACATTTAGCCACTAA
- a CDS encoding response regulator, with protein MRKTVLIVDDDSGIRKAFARILQRNGYTADVASNGKEALQKVTAKKYDAALVDICLPDLNGLELLDQMQRAHRNMVIIVITGNHIESKEDIKADEYLLKPVNPEDLIRLIEQKIAQKQATLGV; from the coding sequence TTGCGAAAAACAGTACTCATCGTTGACGACGATTCAGGCATAAGAAAAGCGTTCGCCCGTATACTCCAGAGGAACGGTTACACCGCTGATGTAGCTTCAAACGGAAAAGAAGCACTGCAAAAAGTAACCGCCAAAAAATACGATGCTGCCTTAGTTGACATTTGCCTTCCTGACCTGAACGGGTTAGAGCTTCTTGATCAAATGCAGAGGGCACATCGCAACATGGTTATAATTGTTATAACGGGTAATCACATAGAATCCAAAGAAGACATAAAGGCAGACGAATACCTCCTAAAACCAGTAAACCCCGAGGACCTCATTAGATTAATCGAACAAAAAATCGCCCAAAAACAAGCAACCTTAGGAGTCTAA